In Pleurodeles waltl isolate 20211129_DDA chromosome 5, aPleWal1.hap1.20221129, whole genome shotgun sequence, one genomic interval encodes:
- the LOC138297410 gene encoding putative nuclease HARBI1 — translation MIHIGQTALALSDCAYALRPWILTPYLTPGNQNERRYNTAHRQTKTLVERTFGLLKARFRCLHKSGGALQYAQKQHARLLPPVPSYTTLPPEVGYISPLKTQTRRMRSKSYHTDSLGIEASQMRADKDGTTLQPNTLAGADPE, via the exons gtgactgtgcatatgccctgagaccatggatactcaccccgtacctaacacctggcaatcagaacgagaggcgatataacactGCACATCGGCAGACCAAAACgttagtggagaggacctttggcttgttaaaggcaagattcagatgcctccacaaaagtggaggtgcgctccagtatgcccagaaacagcatgcaagattgttgccgcctgtgccatcctacacaacattgccaccagaggtgggctacatctcacccctgaagacacagacacggaggatgaggagcaagagctaccacaccgacagcctggggatagaagcatcgcaaatgagggcagacaaagacggaaccacattgcaacccaatactttggcag gcgctgaccctgaatgA